The DNA segment TTGAGGATTTCGCGCAGAATCTCGCCGCCCATTTTTTTCATGGGATAACAGACGATGTTCATCACAGTCCAAGGCTCACCGCCCATTGCGTAAACATCAGAAAGAGAGTTAGCTGCAGCAATCTGCCCGAACCAATACGGATTATTTACAACAGGTGTAAAAAAATCCACGGTCTGAACAAGAGCTTTGCCCGCAGGAAAAGACACTATGGCGGAATCCTCATTCCCCCCCAGTCCGGTCAGCAGACGTTCGTCTTCCACAGCCAACCCTTCAAGCACCTGCTCCAGGTCCCCCGGAGCAATCTTGGCGGCTCAACCCGCGGATTTGACAGTCTTGACCAGTTCCCAAGCGGACATAGTCATTCTCCTTTCAGTAAAAATTAGTTACCGGAATCAACTCCGGCATCATCAAATGTCGCCATATCATTATAAATATTAGCCGCTGCCCGAAGCATAAACATGCTCAATGCGGCTCCTGAACCTTCACCTAAGCGCATATCAAGGTGCAATAAAGGCTTTCTGCCGAGAGCTTTTACAACTCCAGCATAACCAGGCTCTGCGGACGCATGACTCAAAACAGAATAGCCACCGACAGCGGGACAAAGCTTACACGCGACAGCATACGCGGCTGTTGAAATAAAACCGTCAATACAAACCATCTGCCTGTTCTTTGCGCCGCCGATAATCAGTCCTGCAAGAGCGGCAATCTCATACCCGCCCAAGGCTGCCAGAATAGAAAGAGAATCACCAGCTTCAATAACAGCTTTATTCGCCGACAGCGCGCGATGTATTACTCCGGTTTTCCTGATCACGCCTTCGGCATCTATTCCGCCACCGGGTCCCGTCACAGATTTTGGATCAAGTCCGAAAAAAGCGCAATAAAGAGCTGTGGAAGGCGTAGTATTTGAAACGCCCATCTCACCGGTTCCAAGAGTATTTATACCTTCACGGTGAGCCTCATCCGCCAGATCAATACCAAGGAACACAGCCTTTAAGCAATCACCCTCAGTCATGGCAGGGCCTTTAGAAATATTTGCTGTTCCGCAATTGATTTTGCGCTGAATCAAACGGGGATGCTCTGGAAAAGTTCCGCCCATACATCCGGCATCAACCACCACAAGCTCTACGCCGGAAGTCGTTGCAAGCACGTTAATTCCAGCTCCGCCTCGAAGAAAATTTTCTACCATCTGACGGGTTACTTCCTGCGAAAAGAAACTCACATTTTCGGCATTAACACCGTGATCTCCGGCAATTGCATATATACGCGCCGGATCAGACTTTGGTGGATTACCGCCGGAAGCCATATACATCTTGACCGCAAGGTCTTCAAGCCGGCCAAGACTGCCTATCGGTTTAGTCAAATTATCCAGATGAGCGCGCGCAGATTTCTCAAGCGCAGGATCAACTGCTGCGACTTTTGAAATTACCGCTTCTAAGTCTGTTCTGGAATAATTTTTCATATATTTTGCCTTGAAGTAATCATAAGGGAAGAGGGTTATCTTTATTGTGCTATCATAATGGATTATGCTAATCTGTGTTCCATAATGAAAAGGAAAATCTGCATATTACAGGCGAACTGCCAAGGTGAACCTATTGAAAACCTTTTGAACTTAAGTTCTAATTTTACGGAAACTTATGAGGTTCACCGTTTCACCAATTATATAAGAGAGCCGATCCCCGATGAGCTTCTCACAAAATGTGATCTTTTTCTGTACCAGCATCTTGCCGAAAATTGGGGAGAATTATCCTCGGCAACCCTTCGCAACAAGCTGAAACCTGAATGCAAAACCATCGCCTTTCCAAGCATGCTTTTTATTCACTACTGGCCGCTCTGGTCCGGCAAAAAAGGATTCGACTACCCAGATACTTTTCTGGAGTCTCTATTTGAAAGAGATCTCAGCGAATCTCAGATTCTGCACCTTTTCCTGAATGCCAAGCTCACAAAAATATACGATTTCGATTCAATCATTGCTAAATCTGAAAAAATAGAAAGACAAAAAGAAACCTACTGCTCTACAAAATACGTTGATTTCATCCTTTCGAATTACAAACATAGAAAACTTTTCAATACAATAAACCACCCCGGAAAAGAGCTGCTGCTTAACACGGCAAACGGGGTTCTGTCCGAACTCGGTTTCTATGAACTTGGAACAGGGCTTACTGAATCAGTCGCTGACCCGTTCCCCGATTTTGAACAACCTATCCATCCGCAAATCGCAGAGTATCTAGGCTTGGAATTCTGCGGACCTGACACACGCTACCATGTATACGGAGCGGACCTGACCTTTAAAGAATACGCCATACGCTATATAAAATGCCGCCGAATGGGCATGGAAGATTTCATAGGATTTCTGCAAGCTACGGCTCGTAACCGCTAACACTGAAAAAACTATTTAGCGAAATCACCCAATCTTATTTCTTATTCAAATCAGGCGGGCCCATGACTATCATCTCAGCTAGAGTCAGATCTACTTTGGGCATAGTCTTGATTTTGTTGCCGAGCAAAGCCATTTCAAGCCCTACTAAATCTCTGTAAAGCGGGGTTCTATCAAGAACCGGCACATTCTCCATATTTTCTGTGAGAGCCTGACACTTAAAACATCCGGGGAAAGCATGCTGCTTGCCATTCGGCTGACGTAAAGTATTCACAACTCCGTGCATACGGCAGATCATGAGGCGATGTTTGTAAACTCCGCAAAGACCGTTATCATTCAAGGGGCACAGAATCTTGGGACGTACTCCGGTTTCGAGCATGGCACGAGAGCCGCGCACGTAATCCTCAGCCCGCTGCACGTATTCACTTCTTTTTTCTTCAGTAAGCAGGTTTAACCCCTGCCATAGGTACAGCCATTCAACATATGTATGGTGCTGAAAATAACTGGTACAGCAATTGTCTTCACAATTTTCACACGAAAGACCGATACGTGCGGAAGTATCTGCATAAACGGAGGCCATGCGTTCATAAAGGGAATCAAGTTTACGATAAACGGCTTGTCTTGTAATTTTTTTCATGAATTATTAAACCCTAACTTACTTTTATTCTTGTATTGATTTCAACCACTGGAAAATTTTCTCAGCACATTCATCAGACGAAAATTTATCTGTATCTACCGTAAAATCAGCATAACGCGCATAAAGAGGGACGCGTTCATTGTATAGACTTTCAAGACTTTGATCTGGCTTTATAGCAAGCCCACGACCATATCCCTCTCCGACCCGCTGAAGG comes from the Maridesulfovibrio ferrireducens genome and includes:
- a CDS encoding WcbI family polysaccharide biosynthesis putative acetyltransferase, with amino-acid sequence MKRKICILQANCQGEPIENLLNLSSNFTETYEVHRFTNYIREPIPDELLTKCDLFLYQHLAENWGELSSATLRNKLKPECKTIAFPSMLFIHYWPLWSGKKGFDYPDTFLESLFERDLSESQILHLFLNAKLTKIYDFDSIIAKSEKIERQKETYCSTKYVDFILSNYKHRKLFNTINHPGKELLLNTANGVLSELGFYELGTGLTESVADPFPDFEQPIHPQIAEYLGLEFCGPDTRYHVYGADLTFKEYAIRYIKCRRMGMEDFIGFLQATARNR
- the cobT gene encoding nicotinate-nucleotide--dimethylbenzimidazole phosphoribosyltransferase, producing the protein MKNYSRTDLEAVISKVAAVDPALEKSARAHLDNLTKPIGSLGRLEDLAVKMYMASGGNPPKSDPARIYAIAGDHGVNAENVSFFSQEVTRQMVENFLRGGAGINVLATTSGVELVVVDAGCMGGTFPEHPRLIQRKINCGTANISKGPAMTEGDCLKAVFLGIDLADEAHREGINTLGTGEMGVSNTTPSTALYCAFFGLDPKSVTGPGGGIDAEGVIRKTGVIHRALSANKAVIEAGDSLSILAALGGYEIAALAGLIIGGAKNRQMVCIDGFISTAAYAVACKLCPAVGGYSVLSHASAEPGYAGVVKALGRKPLLHLDMRLGEGSGAALSMFMLRAAANIYNDMATFDDAGVDSGN